The Pirellulales bacterium genomic sequence GGACGTCGGAGAATCGCTCGCGAGTGCCAAGCGACGCTCGTTAGCCGATCGGTAGCCGGTCCCCTTGGGGACCGAAGGCCGCACGCAGTCGAGCGGCCGTTTCGTAATTACCATAATCCACCGCCAACACGCGGATCAAGCTGAACCGATGGACGCTTGCCGGCCAATCCCTATAATAGCCCGTCATCGTTTTGTCCTTCGAGTGCCTAACAAATCCGGCGGGGACTGTCCCCCTTTTTGCGAAGTCCGCGAAGAAAAACGGGGACTGTCTCCGTCTCCCAGCCGGATTTGTTAGGCGCTCTTCGTCCTTTGTACTTCGTACTTGGTCGTCGCCCTCATGAATAAGCTCGTCATCATCGGCAGTGGCCCCGCCGCCTGGACGGCCGCGATTTATGCGGCACGCGCCGAACTAAAGCCGCTTGTCTTCGAGGGAGCGTTTACGAGCGAGAATCATCGGAATGGCACCCTTCCCCTCGGCCAGCTCGCCTTGACGACCGAGGTGGAAAACTTTCCCGGTTTTCCCGCCGGCAATTTGGCGAGCTTTCTCGACAGCGCAATTGCCAAAGAGCGACGCCGCTTCATGCGACAGCATTCCCAACATGGCGTCAGCGGGCCGGAACTCATGGAACTCATGCGGCAGCAAGCGATCAATTTCGGCACTCAAGTCATCACCGACGATATCACGTCGGTGGATTTCAGCCGGCGTCCATTTCACTTGAATGCACTGAACGGCGAAACAGCCGAAGCCGAGGCCGTCATCATCGCGACGGGCGCGAGAGCGAACTATCTCGGCATCCCGTCGGAGGAGAAATATAAGAACCACGGCGTAACCGCCTGCGCAGTGTGCGATGGGGCGCTGCCGCGCTACCGCAACCAGCCGCTGATCGTCGTCGGCGGCGGCGATTCGGCCGTCGAGGAAGCCACTTATCTCACGAAGTACGCCAGCAAAGTACACCTCGTCCATCGCCGCGACGAACTCCGGGCCTCGAAAATCATGGCCGAGCGGGCGATGAAGAACCCGAAGATCGAGCCAGTCTGGAACCACACCATCGATGAAGTACTCGGCGACGAGAAGCAAGGCGTCAAGGGGGTGCGGCTGGTGAA encodes the following:
- a CDS encoding thioredoxin-disulfide reductase is translated as MNKLVIIGSGPAAWTAAIYAARAELKPLVFEGAFTSENHRNGTLPLGQLALTTEVENFPGFPAGNLASFLDSAIAKERRRFMRQHSQHGVSGPELMELMRQQAINFGTQVITDDITSVDFSRRPFHLNALNGETAEAEAVIIATGARANYLGIPSEEKYKNHGVTACAVCDGALPRYRNQPLIVVGGGDSAVEEATYLTKYASKVHLVHRRDELRASKIMAERAMKNPKIEPVWNHTIDEVLGDEKQGVKGVRLVNTVDGSTHERDATGMFLAIGHTPNTAFLNCQLELTTKKYVKWTVPFRTNTSVEGVFAAGDVADDYYRQAVTAAGTGCMAALDAERWLAHEGH